From a region of the Actinomycetota bacterium genome:
- a CDS encoding ATP-binding protein, translating to MRHDTITLTLPAAPEYARTVRMTASALVSRTSLSYEGVEDVRIAAEEVFVYASECAGYEGQVTLEFSRGVDCFEIRVRLGNEIRATDEEDERRTAYATFILQSVCDRFEIYTDLDGEHLRIAKNLPVEPGDEER from the coding sequence ATGCGACACGACACGATTACCCTGACGCTTCCCGCCGCACCCGAGTACGCGAGGACGGTCAGGATGACTGCCTCGGCGTTGGTGAGTCGGACTAGTCTTTCTTACGAAGGCGTGGAGGACGTGCGCATAGCTGCCGAGGAGGTCTTCGTCTACGCCTCCGAGTGCGCGGGGTACGAAGGTCAGGTCACGCTTGAGTTCAGTCGAGGAGTCGACTGCTTCGAAATAAGAGTGCGGCTCGGAAACGAGATTCGAGCCACCGATGAGGAAGACGAGCGCCGCACGGCTTACGCCACCTTCATCCTTCAATCTGTCTGTGACCGCTTTGAGATCTATACCGATCTAGACGGTGAGCATTTGCGGATTGCGAAGAACTTGCCGGTGGAGCCGGGCGATGAGGAGAGGTAA
- a CDS encoding SigB/SigF/SigG family RNA polymerase sigma factor, with product MRRGKGSSRESRGRYQPWDRKLTRVLLTRYRENSDEDARDELVEMYLGLVRYLATRFINRGEPLDDLIQVGTIGLLKSIDRFDLTRPVEFTTYATPTIIGEIKRYFRDKGWAVRVPRRLQELSLKVNYAVDAMTQEYQRSPTIDEIAAYLGVSSEMVLEAMEISEAYNFVPLDIDRLTDEAEDLDNVDQAEEDDSIVRIIEDRNVLSFAFKKLTPLERKVVFFRFFKGMTQGEIATHLGVSQIRVSRILRRALEIIRENTAREV from the coding sequence ATGAGGAGAGGTAAGGGTTCCAGCAGGGAATCGCGCGGCAGGTACCAGCCCTGGGATCGGAAACTCACGCGCGTGCTCTTGACTCGCTATCGCGAAAACAGCGACGAAGATGCCCGAGACGAGCTTGTCGAGATGTACCTGGGCCTTGTGCGCTATCTGGCTACCAGGTTCATCAACCGCGGTGAGCCTTTGGACGATCTTATCCAGGTCGGCACGATCGGCCTACTCAAGTCTATTGACCGGTTCGACCTCACCCGGCCGGTGGAGTTTACGACCTATGCCACGCCGACGATAATCGGCGAGATAAAGCGGTACTTTCGCGATAAGGGATGGGCAGTCAGGGTTCCTCGGCGATTGCAAGAGCTCTCACTAAAGGTCAACTATGCCGTTGATGCAATGACCCAGGAGTATCAGCGATCCCCGACTATAGACGAGATCGCAGCTTACCTCGGAGTATCAAGTGAGATGGTTTTGGAGGCAATGGAGATATCTGAGGCGTATAATTTTGTGCCTTTGGACATTGACAGGCTGACGGATGAAGCCGAGGATTTGGATAATGTGGATCAAGCTGAAGAGGACGACTCGATCGTAAGGATAATCGAGGACAGGAACGTGCTGTCTTTTGCGTTCAAGAAGCTAACTCCGCTGGAACGAAAGGTTGTATTTTTTCGATTTTTCAAGGGAATGACTCAGGGTGAAATAGCAACTCATCTCGGGGTGTCGCAGATTAGGGTCTCGAGAATATTACGCCGTGCCCTCGAGATTATTCGGGAGAATACGGCTAGAGAGGTTTGA